Proteins from a genomic interval of Gossypium hirsutum isolate 1008001.06 chromosome A09, Gossypium_hirsutum_v2.1, whole genome shotgun sequence:
- the LOC107956840 gene encoding uncharacterized protein, with protein MLRYQWEDAVRFWNSKKGEEASSGQKVGRLQLFDITHRKKDGTPMTSEAAEIMEKLKDKKAEYEATASTDSSVNFEDIDNRIINEVLGPERYGRVRFQGSGVNSTQYFGSTSHQYMPSRSQSQAEVQRLKDQIVQIQASTDEQISQLRAEAAAREAEAAAREAEQNRKYNELQLQL; from the exons atgctgaggtaccaatgggaagatgcggttcgattttggaattcgaagaaaggagag gaagcctcgtctggtcaaaaagttggacgccttcagctttttgacattacgcaCAGGAAAAAAGATGGAACTCCGATGACATCTgaggctgcagaaattatg gagaaactaaaagataagaaggcagagtatgaagcgactgcttcgactgatagttctgttaattttgaggatattgataacagaattattaatgaagttttgggtcctgaaaggtatggtcgggttagatttcaaggatctggtgttaactcgacccaatattttggatccacctcgcaccaatacatgccttccaggagtcaaagtcaagctgaagttcagaggctaaaagatcagatagttcagatacaagctagcacagatgagcaaatttctcaacttagagcggaggcagcagcgCGGGAGgcggaggcagcagcgagggaggcggAGCAGAATAGAAAATACAAtgaactccagctacagcttTAG
- the LOC107938621 gene encoding uncharacterized protein isoform X5, which translates to MFIGFSISYCFLQLLVQLKLPFNIRINICYCFLLLLQLLVQLKLPFNLRINIWYYRAPELIFGATKYTTAIDICSRKNV; encoded by the exons ATGTTCATAGG ATTCAGCATCAGTTACTGCTTCCTGCAACTATTGGTTCAACTAAAGCTGCCATTTAATAttcgaattaatatttg TTACTGCTTCCTGCTCCTCTTGCAACTATTGGTTCAACTGAAGCTgccatttaatcttcgaattaatatttg gtactatcgagcacctgaattaatatttggtgcaactaaatacaccacagCCATTGACATCTGTTCTAG GAAAAATGTCTAG
- the LOC107938621 gene encoding uncharacterized protein isoform X4: protein MFIGFSISYCFLQLLVQLKLPFNIRINICYCFLLLLQLLVQLKLPFNLRINIWYYRAPELIFGATKYTTAIDICSRLQQLRNG, encoded by the exons ATGTTCATAGG ATTCAGCATCAGTTACTGCTTCCTGCAACTATTGGTTCAACTAAAGCTGCCATTTAATAttcgaattaatatttg TTACTGCTTCCTGCTCCTCTTGCAACTATTGGTTCAACTGAAGCTgccatttaatcttcgaattaatatttg gtactatcgagcacctgaattaatatttggtgcaactaaatacaccacagCCATTGACATCTGTTCTAG acttcaacaaCTGCGAAATGGATAG
- the LOC107938621 gene encoding uncharacterized protein isoform X6 produces MFIGFSISYCFLQLLVQLKLPFNIRINICYCFLLLLQLLVQLKLPFNLRINIWYYRAPELIFGATKYTTAIDICSR; encoded by the exons ATGTTCATAGG ATTCAGCATCAGTTACTGCTTCCTGCAACTATTGGTTCAACTAAAGCTGCCATTTAATAttcgaattaatatttg TTACTGCTTCCTGCTCCTCTTGCAACTATTGGTTCAACTGAAGCTgccatttaatcttcgaattaatatttg gtactatcgagcacctgaattaatatttggtgcaactaaatacaccacagCCATTGACATCTGTTCTAG gtaa
- the LOC107938621 gene encoding uncharacterized protein isoform X1, whose product MFIGFSISYCFLQLLVQLKLPFNIRINICYCFLLLLQLLVQLKLPFNLRINIWYYRAPELIFGATKYTTAIDICSRSPETTVDRSMAECRSCYRRLCAVIVGLVLILWASCRL is encoded by the exons ATGTTCATAGG ATTCAGCATCAGTTACTGCTTCCTGCAACTATTGGTTCAACTAAAGCTGCCATTTAATAttcgaattaatatttg TTACTGCTTCCTGCTCCTCTTGCAACTATTGGTTCAACTGAAGCTgccatttaatcttcgaattaatatttg gtactatcgagcacctgaattaatatttggtgcaactaaatacaccacagCCATTGACATCTGTTCTAG GTCGCCTGAGACAACTGTGgaccgatcgatggctgagtgccgatcatgttaccgaaggctgtgtgccgttatTGTGGGCTTAGTATTGatattgtgggcttcgtgccgattatag
- the LOC107938621 gene encoding uncharacterized protein isoform X2, with translation MFIGYCFLLLLQLLVQLKLPFNLRINIWYYRAPELIFGATKYTTAIDICSRSPETTVDRSMAECRSCYRRLCAVIVGLVLILWASCRL, from the exons ATGTTCATAGG TTACTGCTTCCTGCTCCTCTTGCAACTATTGGTTCAACTGAAGCTgccatttaatcttcgaattaatatttg gtactatcgagcacctgaattaatatttggtgcaactaaatacaccacagCCATTGACATCTGTTCTAG GTCGCCTGAGACAACTGTGgaccgatcgatggctgagtgccgatcatgttaccgaaggctgtgtgccgttatTGTGGGCTTAGTATTGatattgtgggcttcgtgccgattatag
- the LOC107938621 gene encoding uncharacterized protein isoform X3, producing MFIGFSISYCFLQLLVQLKLPFNIRINICYCFLLLLQLLVQLKLPFNLRINIWYYRAPELIFGATKYTTAIDICSSLCLLVRVEYE from the exons ATGTTCATAGG ATTCAGCATCAGTTACTGCTTCCTGCAACTATTGGTTCAACTAAAGCTGCCATTTAATAttcgaattaatatttg TTACTGCTTCCTGCTCCTCTTGCAACTATTGGTTCAACTGAAGCTgccatttaatcttcgaattaatatttg gtactatcgagcacctgaattaatatttggtgcaactaaatacaccacagCCATTGACATCTGTTCTAG CCTCTGTTTGCTGGTGAGAGTggagtatgaataa